The following are from one region of the Treponema denticola genome:
- a CDS encoding CHASE2 domain-containing protein: MKKIRRLFFISIPVFFIVLFFIYLGVFKQAEYFFYDDRMNRTASYFSPSDEIVLVLVDQKSLNYAASERGWTWPWPREAYAEIVDFFSGGGAKSVAFDMLFTEPSSYGDADDKKFADASKESGIVIQTVFFDKVQGNTQSWPDSAPKPEQLSKNGLGPAKELPGIFPIDEIASSARLIGNVNSLSDSDGTIRRARLFYSWKNYKIPTLGIASYFVGGDEDEALPEEINLRFIKSIDDYLPYSAGDILKAQADIRAGRESELNPEDFEDMYVFFGLYAPGLFDICQTPVSASYPGVGIHITLLDNILSGNRIVETGFLINALIILICIILAGLPEIFSEKIKSRTASISINAVSFLVFVALYLFIAYYLFRLGIAIPAASVLAGMILSFVASLAVSYMVEGKQRRYLKNAFKQYLSPAVIEQLIADPSQLKLGGERKEISIFFSDLQGFTSISESLSPEALTELLNDYLSDMSKIILDSGGTIDKYEGDAIIAFWNAPARVEHHARSALEAAWACQKKLEERRADFEKRAQGRPFKMRIGLNTGFAIVGNMGSVSRFDYTMLGDSVNLAARLEGLNKQFGSYTMCAEAAKKQAEESGTILKFRELARAAVVGKSEPVVVYEVMDEKTYNEKKVLLDSFDRGLKEFYAGNFKEALNIFAQTEEADPPSKHYAEKCKTLISQKPEGEWLGIWKADTK, translated from the coding sequence ATGAAGAAAATACGAAGGCTGTTTTTTATTTCCATTCCGGTTTTTTTCATTGTGCTTTTTTTTATTTATTTGGGAGTTTTTAAGCAGGCGGAATATTTTTTTTATGATGATAGAATGAATAGGACGGCTTCTTATTTTTCTCCCTCCGATGAAATTGTTTTAGTTTTAGTAGATCAAAAAAGCTTAAACTATGCAGCTTCCGAAAGGGGATGGACTTGGCCTTGGCCGCGTGAAGCCTATGCCGAGATAGTCGATTTTTTTTCAGGCGGCGGAGCAAAGTCGGTTGCCTTTGATATGCTTTTTACGGAGCCTTCTTCCTATGGGGATGCTGATGATAAAAAATTTGCTGATGCGTCAAAGGAAAGCGGCATAGTTATTCAAACCGTTTTTTTTGACAAGGTCCAAGGGAATACGCAAAGCTGGCCTGACAGTGCTCCTAAGCCTGAACAGTTAAGTAAAAATGGATTAGGCCCTGCTAAGGAGTTGCCCGGTATTTTTCCTATAGATGAAATTGCTTCGTCTGCCAGACTCATAGGGAATGTAAACAGCCTTTCCGATTCTGACGGAACTATCAGGCGTGCCCGTCTTTTTTATTCGTGGAAAAATTATAAGATTCCTACTCTGGGAATTGCTTCTTATTTTGTGGGCGGAGATGAAGATGAGGCCTTACCTGAAGAGATTAATCTCCGCTTTATAAAAAGTATTGACGATTATTTGCCTTACAGTGCAGGCGACATTTTAAAGGCACAAGCAGACATAAGGGCGGGAAGGGAAAGTGAACTGAATCCTGAAGATTTTGAAGACATGTATGTTTTTTTCGGGCTCTATGCTCCAGGCCTTTTCGATATTTGTCAAACCCCAGTTTCCGCTTCATACCCGGGAGTCGGCATTCATATAACTCTTTTAGATAATATTCTTTCGGGTAATAGGATTGTAGAAACAGGTTTTTTGATTAATGCTTTAATTATTTTAATTTGTATTATTCTTGCAGGCTTGCCTGAAATTTTTTCGGAAAAAATAAAATCCAGAACTGCTTCGATAAGTATAAATGCTGTGAGCTTTTTGGTTTTTGTTGCCCTCTATCTTTTTATCGCATATTATCTATTCCGTTTAGGAATTGCGATACCCGCGGCTTCGGTGCTTGCCGGAATGATCTTATCTTTTGTTGCCTCCCTCGCAGTTAGTTACATGGTTGAGGGTAAACAAAGGCGTTATTTAAAAAATGCCTTTAAGCAGTATCTAAGCCCTGCCGTTATTGAACAGTTGATTGCCGACCCATCCCAATTAAAGCTCGGCGGGGAACGTAAAGAAATATCGATTTTCTTTTCGGACTTGCAAGGTTTTACTTCAATCTCGGAGAGTTTAAGTCCCGAAGCTCTTACCGAGCTTTTAAACGATTATCTTTCGGATATGAGTAAAATTATCTTGGATTCGGGCGGTACAATCGACAAGTATGAAGGTGATGCTATAATTGCTTTTTGGAATGCTCCTGCACGAGTGGAACATCATGCCCGTTCTGCCTTAGAAGCGGCTTGGGCTTGTCAAAAAAAACTTGAAGAAAGGCGTGCCGATTTTGAAAAGCGGGCTCAAGGCAGGCCCTTTAAAATGCGCATAGGGCTTAATACGGGCTTTGCTATCGTCGGCAACATGGGCTCGGTAAGCCGCTTCGATTATACAATGTTAGGTGATTCGGTAAACTTGGCCGCCCGCTTGGAAGGTTTAAATAAGCAATTCGGTTCTTACACAATGTGCGCTGAGGCCGCAAAAAAACAAGCTGAAGAAAGCGGCACAATTCTAAAATTCAGAGAGCTTGCCCGTGCCGCAGTTGTAGGAAAATCCGAACCCGTAGTTGTTTATGAAGTCATGGACGAAAAAACTTATAACGAAAAAAAAGTCTTGCTCGATTCCTTTGATAGAGGTTTAAAAGAATTCTACGCCGGAAACTTTAAAGAAGCCTTAAATATTTTTGCTCAAACGGAAGAAGCCGATCCTCCTTCAAAGCACTATGCAGAAAAATGTAAAACCCTTATTTCCCAAAAACCTGAAGGCGAGTGGCTGGGCATTTGGAAGGCCGATACAAAATAA